One region of Mucilaginibacter gotjawali genomic DNA includes:
- a CDS encoding TonB-dependent receptor — MRIIRSYILFLVLVTSWFTSFAKGKKPPGDVTIGNITGTITDKADGKPIIGATVSIPDLKTGTITDVNGHFNINNLPKGVYLVQVSYLGYSTYTEKVDFAKTTVLNIQLTSSTIETGEVVITGVSKATEIKRDPVPMVAVGKNYIDEHSASGNVIDVIANLPGVSAVTTGPNISKPYIHGLGYNRVVTLQDGIRQEGQQWGDEHGIEIDQNSIDRVEIIKGPASLTYGSDAIGGVVNMITSSPVPEGRILGSLTGIYGTNNGLINTSLKLQGNNNGLVWGTVISDKMAKDYQDPHDGRVYATNFNEKDARVMVGLNKSWGSSYLNASVFDDLQAIPDGSRDSLTRQFTKQITEADTYRPIVPASELNSYSLPTLHQHVQLYRIYNNSNFILGSGNLAVNLGYEYSHRREFTHPEDGTIPGLNLALSSYTYDVKYNIEIGKGYETTFGINGMYQSNALGYSTDFPIPAYHQFDIGPFFAVKKSFSKLDLEGGLRYDSRSFSGQAAYIDTATQYPTLYTGTNPTSTPNVTRQFSALSKSFSGMSGSFGGTYNFSDRFLIKANIARGFRAPSIAELSANGPDPGSQIYHVGNSSFKPEFNTQEDIGAFLTLPNVSASAEVFRNNLQNYIFQEQLLDANGNPERVNADGSSNPTGQYSKFSYMQSKAQIQGGEFSLDIHPWPWLHFENSLTLTYGTNLGTGGHVPDSLKYLPFIPPAHTHSEIRGTFAKGFSSLKNVYGFVGFDHFDAQNHYLSAYGTETYTAGYNLVSAGIGGNLVNSAGKKVIELFIEGTNLGNVSYQSNMSRLKYFDNPTVPAGVQPGIFNMGRNISFKVVVPFDLSSHPKS; from the coding sequence ATGAGAATCATCCGATCCTATATATTATTCCTGGTCTTAGTCACGAGTTGGTTTACATCATTTGCAAAAGGTAAAAAACCGCCCGGCGATGTCACGATAGGTAACATTACGGGAACGATAACCGATAAAGCCGATGGCAAACCCATTATTGGTGCAACCGTCAGCATCCCCGATTTAAAAACGGGCACAATTACTGACGTAAACGGGCATTTTAATATCAATAACCTGCCTAAAGGCGTATACCTGGTACAGGTAAGCTACCTGGGTTATTCAACTTATACCGAAAAGGTGGATTTCGCAAAAACCACCGTACTCAATATACAACTGACGTCCTCCACCATTGAAACCGGCGAAGTGGTGATCACCGGCGTTAGTAAGGCTACCGAAATAAAAAGAGACCCGGTACCTATGGTTGCTGTTGGTAAGAATTATATTGATGAACATTCAGCCTCCGGGAACGTGATCGACGTGATCGCCAACTTACCGGGTGTAAGCGCGGTTACTACCGGGCCCAATATTTCAAAGCCGTATATCCACGGCCTGGGCTATAACCGGGTGGTTACGCTGCAGGATGGCATAAGGCAGGAGGGGCAGCAATGGGGCGATGAACATGGTATAGAAATAGACCAGAATTCTATTGACCGGGTGGAGATCATCAAAGGACCGGCCAGTTTAACCTATGGCTCCGATGCAATTGGCGGGGTAGTAAACATGATCACATCATCGCCCGTTCCGGAGGGCAGGATCCTGGGTTCGCTTACCGGGATCTACGGAACAAATAACGGCCTCATCAATACTTCACTTAAACTGCAGGGCAACAATAACGGGCTGGTTTGGGGAACAGTGATTTCAGACAAAATGGCGAAGGATTACCAGGACCCGCACGACGGAAGGGTATATGCCACCAATTTTAACGAAAAGGATGCAAGGGTGATGGTCGGCCTTAATAAGTCATGGGGGTCATCTTACTTAAATGCATCTGTATTTGATGACCTGCAGGCGATCCCCGATGGCAGCCGCGACTCGCTTACCCGGCAGTTTACCAAACAGATTACCGAGGCGGATACCTACAGGCCCATTGTACCGGCATCTGAATTAAATAGTTACAGCCTGCCTACGCTGCACCAGCACGTACAGCTATACCGTATTTACAATAACAGTAATTTTATATTGGGCAGCGGCAACCTGGCCGTTAACCTGGGATATGAATACAGCCACCGCAGGGAGTTTACACACCCCGAAGACGGCACTATTCCCGGGCTAAACCTTGCGCTAAGCAGCTATACCTATGATGTTAAATATAATATTGAAATTGGGAAAGGTTATGAAACCACCTTTGGCATTAACGGCATGTACCAAAGCAATGCCCTTGGCTATAGTACTGATTTCCCGATACCGGCATACCACCAGTTTGATATCGGTCCTTTCTTTGCTGTAAAAAAGAGCTTTAGCAAACTGGACCTTGAAGGCGGCTTAAGGTACGATAGCCGCTCCTTCAGCGGACAAGCAGCTTATATCGATACGGCAACTCAATATCCAACACTGTATACCGGGACAAACCCAACCTCGACGCCAAATGTTACCCGGCAGTTCAGCGCATTAAGTAAAAGTTTCTCGGGCATGTCGGGAAGTTTTGGAGGGACCTATAATTTCTCCGACAGGTTTTTGATAAAAGCCAATATTGCGCGCGGTTTCAGGGCGCCAAGTATCGCCGAGTTATCTGCTAACGGCCCCGACCCTGGTTCGCAGATCTACCATGTGGGCAACAGCAGCTTTAAACCCGAATTTAACACGCAGGAGGATATCGGCGCCTTTTTAACCTTGCCCAATGTATCGGCAAGTGCCGAAGTTTTCAGGAACAACCTGCAAAACTATATCTTCCAGGAGCAATTGCTTGATGCCAACGGCAACCCTGAGCGGGTAAACGCCGATGGATCTTCCAACCCAACAGGGCAGTATAGTAAGTTTAGCTATATGCAAAGCAAAGCGCAGATACAGGGCGGGGAATTTAGCCTGGATATCCACCCATGGCCATGGCTGCATTTTGAAAACTCGCTTACCTTAACGTATGGCACCAACCTGGGGACCGGCGGGCATGTGCCGGATAGTTTGAAATACCTGCCATTTATACCCCCGGCACATACCCATTCCGAAATTCGGGGTACTTTTGCTAAAGGCTTCAGCAGCCTGAAGAATGTTTATGGCTTTGTTGGTTTTGATCATTTCGACGCGCAAAATCATTATTTGTCTGCCTACGGAACAGAGACTTATACCGCGGGTTATAACCTGGTTAGCGCAGGCATTGGTGGCAATCTTGTAAATTCAGCAGGGAAAAAGGTTATCGAATTATTTATTGAAGGCACCAACCTGGGCAATGTGAGCTATCAATCAAACATGAGCCGGCTTAAATATTTTGATAACCCAACAGTTCCGGCTGGGGTTCAGCCAGGTATTTTTAACATGGGCCGCAACATCAGTTTTAAGGTAGTGGTACCTTTTGATTTGTCATCCCATCCAAAATCATAA
- a CDS encoding LemA family protein, with protein sequence MKGLFIAIGVVVGIIIIWGLIWLYGQSLNNGIVAKDEAVKAKWGAVQSQYQRRSDLIPNLVATVKGVANFEKSTLVEVTDARARATSIQVDPTKLNPETIQKYQAAQGQLSTALGRLLVASERYPDLKANQNFSDLQAELEGTENRISVARMDFNSAVQDYNTTIRSFPYSIVAGSHGYTVKGSFAAEAGAQNAPKVQF encoded by the coding sequence ATGAAAGGTTTATTTATAGCAATTGGTGTCGTTGTCGGCATTATTATTATCTGGGGCCTGATATGGCTTTATGGTCAGAGTTTAAACAATGGCATTGTTGCCAAGGATGAGGCTGTAAAAGCTAAATGGGGTGCCGTACAATCGCAATACCAGCGCCGCAGCGACCTGATCCCAAATCTGGTGGCTACCGTTAAAGGTGTGGCCAATTTTGAGAAAAGCACTTTGGTTGAAGTTACCGATGCGCGTGCACGTGCCACTTCTATCCAGGTTGACCCGACCAAACTTAACCCCGAAACTATTCAGAAATACCAGGCTGCACAGGGCCAGTTAAGCACTGCTTTGGGCCGTTTGCTGGTGGCTTCAGAAAGGTACCCCGACCTGAAGGCCAACCAAAACTTCAGCGACCTGCAGGCCGAACTGGAAGGTACCGAAAACCGGATCTCCGTAGCCCGTATGGATTTTAACAGCGCCGTACAGGATTATAATACCACGATCCGCTCGTTCCCGTACAGCATAGTTGCAGGGTCGCACGGGTACACCGTAAAAGGCAGCTTTGCAGCCGAAGCAGGGGCACAAAATGCGCCGAAAGTGCAATTTTAA
- a CDS encoding peptidylprolyl isomerase: MKKFLSALLLTVFTISAVFAGVPRNQYVRIKTSYGECIIRLYNETPQHRDNFIKLVKKGFYNGTLFHRVIQNFMIQGGDPDSKDTTKAKPGAELGNGDVGYTVPAEFRDSLFHKRGVLAAARDDNPAKASSGCQFYIVEGKRFTNAKMDSLEKTPRMNGHKIPSWQREYYSSVGGAPHLDQNYTVYGEVVMGIDMIDRIAAVKTDKNDRPVSDVPMTVELLSKKECEELDKLSPPAP; the protein is encoded by the coding sequence ATGAAGAAATTTTTATCGGCATTATTATTAACCGTATTTACTATTTCGGCAGTATTCGCCGGCGTGCCCAGGAACCAGTATGTAAGGATAAAAACGAGCTATGGCGAATGCATTATCCGGCTGTACAACGAAACACCTCAACACCGGGACAATTTTATCAAGCTGGTGAAAAAAGGCTTTTATAACGGAACGCTTTTTCACCGGGTGATCCAAAACTTCATGATCCAGGGCGGCGATCCGGATTCAAAGGATACCACTAAGGCAAAACCCGGCGCCGAATTGGGCAACGGGGATGTGGGTTATACCGTGCCCGCTGAGTTCAGGGATAGCCTGTTCCATAAACGCGGCGTACTGGCCGCTGCAAGGGATGACAACCCGGCAAAAGCATCCAGCGGCTGCCAGTTTTATATTGTTGAAGGCAAACGTTTTACCAATGCTAAAATGGATAGCCTGGAAAAGACCCCACGCATGAACGGGCATAAGATTCCCTCCTGGCAGCGCGAATATTACAGCTCAGTTGGCGGCGCGCCGCACCTCGACCAAAATTATACCGTTTACGGTGAGGTAGTGATGGGTATCGATATGATCGACCGCATTGCCGCAGTAAAAACTGATAAAAACGACCGGCCGGTTTCAGATGTGCCTATGACAGTTGAGCTGTTGAGTAAAAAGGAGTGTGAAGAGTTAGACAAACTTAGCCCCCCAGCCCCCTAA
- a CDS encoding exodeoxyribonuclease III translates to MKIITYNVNGIRSAMSKNWIDWLRATDADVVCLQEIKATPDVLTDLHLVEQLGYEHYWFPAEKKGYSGTAILTKKTPKHVEYGCGISDYDREGRNIRVDFDEVSVMSAYFPSGSSGDDRQAFKYRFLDEFGRYLELLQSQCPKLVVSGDYNICHRPIDIHNPKSNATSSGFLPEEREWMENFIESGYIDTFRHMNKEPHNYTWWSFRANARAKNLGWRIDYNMATKALEENIKRAAILPEARHSDHCPVLLELAF, encoded by the coding sequence ATGAAAATAATCACTTATAACGTTAACGGCATCCGCTCAGCCATGAGCAAAAACTGGATAGACTGGCTGCGGGCTACTGATGCAGACGTGGTTTGCCTGCAGGAAATAAAGGCTACGCCCGATGTATTAACGGATCTGCACCTGGTGGAGCAGTTGGGCTATGAACATTACTGGTTCCCTGCCGAGAAAAAAGGTTACAGTGGTACCGCCATCCTCACCAAAAAAACGCCCAAACATGTGGAATACGGCTGCGGTATCAGCGACTACGACCGCGAAGGACGTAATATCAGGGTTGATTTTGACGAGGTGTCAGTAATGAGCGCATATTTCCCGTCAGGCTCCAGCGGCGATGACAGGCAGGCTTTTAAGTACCGTTTCCTGGATGAATTCGGCAGATACCTGGAGCTGCTGCAATCTCAGTGCCCCAAACTGGTGGTATCCGGCGATTATAATATTTGCCACCGGCCTATTGATATCCATAACCCAAAATCAAACGCCACTTCATCAGGCTTTTTGCCCGAGGAGCGCGAGTGGATGGAAAACTTTATTGAATCGGGCTATATCGATACCTTCAGGCACATGAACAAGGAACCGCATAATTATACCTGGTGGAGTTTCAGGGCCAATGCAAGGGCCAAAAACTTAGGCTGGCGAATTGATTACAATATGGCGACAAAAGCCCTCGAAGAAAATATTAAAAGAGCCGCTATTCTTCCCGAAGCCCGGCACTCCGATCATTGCCCGGTTTTGCTGGAATTGGCCTTTTAA
- a CDS encoding GH92 family glycosyl hydrolase, with protein MKKILTAIFSAAVSIAAAQNQPSENLVQYVRPIIGTQRMGHVYPGATVPFGMVQLSPETDTASYDLNGHYNPDVYKYCAGYQYDDKTIVGFSHTHFSGTGHSDLGDFLVMPTVGPLKLNPGTADKPGSGYRSAFSHDNEVSAANYYKVKLDASGIIAEMTTTTRVGFHQYTFPKSDNAHIILDLMAGIYNYPDKNLWVYLRRINDSTVAGYRITNGWARTRTLYFAMTFNKPFTQMGYKNFSKREVYGGFWGKFNGVKNFPDVAGRQIKVWFDFKTSQDEKIKIKMALSPVSIEGALNNMQTEAPGWDFDKVKNDGQQQWETELHKIVIEGSKDDKENFYTSMYHAMINPTVYMDADGNYKGLDQGIHHADGFTNYTTFSLWDTHRALHPLFNIIETKRNADIAQSMLAHFDQSPEHMLPIWSNSANENWCMSGFHSVSVLADAIIKGNAPFDANKALDAAITTANHRDYEGIGYFNDMGYIPDEKDGNSVSSTLEYAYDDWCIAQIAKKLNRTADYDTFIKRSQNWKNVFDPKSGFMHPKLADGTFRPTKFDPFTTIGMGFIEGNAWNYTLYVPHDVPGLIKAMGGNKRFVTYVDSLFSYNLPDKYFAETEDITKDGIIGNYVHGNEPSHQIAYMYDWTDKPWKTQDKIRMILKKMYKNTPDGLGGNDDTGQMSAWYIFSALGFYPVAPGSDQYATGSPSVYHAVLNLENGKTFTINTKNQSDKNVYVQKILLNGQVLSGYFISHSDIMNGGEITFVMGPKHKG; from the coding sequence ATGAAGAAAATACTGACCGCTATTTTTAGCGCCGCTGTTTCTATCGCGGCAGCACAAAATCAACCTTCCGAAAATTTAGTGCAATATGTGAGGCCGATCATCGGCACGCAGCGCATGGGGCATGTGTACCCTGGCGCTACCGTGCCCTTTGGCATGGTACAGCTGAGCCCCGAAACGGATACGGCCAGTTACGACCTTAACGGCCACTACAACCCCGATGTGTATAAATACTGCGCCGGTTACCAGTACGATGATAAAACCATAGTGGGCTTTAGCCATACGCATTTCAGCGGCACGGGCCACTCGGATCTGGGTGATTTTTTGGTGATGCCTACTGTTGGCCCGCTGAAACTGAACCCCGGCACGGCAGATAAACCGGGCAGCGGCTACCGCTCGGCGTTTTCGCATGACAACGAGGTTAGCGCAGCCAATTATTACAAGGTGAAACTGGATGCCAGCGGCATTATTGCCGAAATGACGACTACCACCCGCGTGGGTTTTCACCAATATACGTTCCCGAAATCGGATAACGCGCACATTATCCTGGATTTGATGGCGGGCATTTACAATTACCCGGATAAAAACCTGTGGGTGTACCTGCGCCGGATAAACGACAGTACCGTTGCCGGTTACCGCATTACCAATGGCTGGGCGCGTACCCGCACCCTTTATTTCGCCATGACGTTTAATAAGCCGTTTACCCAAATGGGCTATAAAAACTTTAGCAAGCGCGAAGTTTACGGCGGCTTTTGGGGCAAATTTAACGGGGTAAAAAACTTCCCTGATGTTGCCGGCAGGCAAATAAAAGTTTGGTTTGATTTTAAAACCAGCCAGGATGAAAAGATTAAGATCAAGATGGCCCTGTCGCCGGTGAGTATTGAGGGTGCGTTGAATAACATGCAAACCGAAGCCCCGGGCTGGGATTTTGACAAGGTGAAGAACGACGGGCAGCAGCAATGGGAAACCGAGCTGCATAAAATTGTGATTGAAGGCAGCAAGGATGATAAGGAAAATTTTTATACATCGATGTACCATGCCATGATTAACCCTACGGTGTACATGGATGCTGATGGCAACTATAAAGGGCTTGACCAGGGCATCCATCATGCCGATGGCTTTACCAATTATACCACCTTCAGCCTTTGGGATACGCACCGGGCATTGCACCCGCTGTTCAACATCATCGAAACCAAAAGAAATGCGGATATAGCCCAAAGCATGCTGGCCCATTTCGACCAGAGCCCGGAGCACATGCTGCCGATCTGGAGCAATTCGGCCAACGAAAACTGGTGCATGAGCGGTTTCCACAGTGTATCGGTACTGGCGGATGCCATTATCAAAGGCAACGCGCCGTTTGACGCCAACAAGGCTTTGGATGCGGCCATTACCACGGCCAATCACCGCGATTATGAAGGCATAGGTTATTTTAACGATATGGGTTATATCCCGGATGAAAAGGATGGCAATTCTGTATCCTCCACCCTTGAATATGCTTATGATGATTGGTGTATCGCCCAAATCGCCAAAAAGCTGAACCGCACGGCTGATTACGATACGTTTATCAAAAGGTCGCAAAACTGGAAAAATGTATTTGACCCGAAGAGCGGCTTTATGCACCCCAAACTGGCCGACGGCACTTTCCGCCCAACTAAGTTTGATCCGTTTACCACTATAGGTATGGGTTTTATTGAGGGTAACGCATGGAACTATACCCTATATGTACCGCATGACGTGCCGGGGCTGATTAAAGCGATGGGCGGTAACAAAAGGTTTGTAACCTATGTTGACAGCCTGTTTAGTTATAACCTGCCGGATAAGTATTTCGCCGAGACCGAAGATATTACCAAAGACGGCATCATTGGCAACTATGTGCATGGCAACGAGCCTTCGCACCAGATCGCCTACATGTACGACTGGACCGATAAGCCCTGGAAAACCCAGGATAAGATCCGCATGATATTGAAAAAGATGTACAAAAACACGCCTGACGGTTTGGGCGGCAATGATGATACCGGGCAAATGAGCGCCTGGTATATTTTCAGCGCATTAGGGTTTTATCCCGTTGCACCGGGATCTGATCAATATGCTACAGGCAGCCCGTCAGTTTACCATGCAGTGCTTAATTTGGAGAATGGCAAAACCTTTACCATCAACACAAAAAACCAAAGCGATAAAAATGTGTATGTACAGAAGATATTATTAAACGGCCAGGTATTGAGCGGTTATTTCATCAGCCACTCAGATATTATGAATGGCGGCGAAATTACTTTTGTGATGGGGCCGAAGCATAAGGGATAG
- a CDS encoding patatin-like phospholipase family protein: protein MDIVTDLTAQAVANIGIIQNICKKELSVDERKSAQDLYLWQLNQKVLVIENECPESVAKSIQDVLWCSIGIEHTDTFKRCFLELAGDLLQWLQANHKHDAVRDKANVKAGLAKNGTLYCTPYQWRNIVREILFDDPSARLTLAQAMHYMPVQIILSLGGKDLSQAEQRLFQTWEIKETDGLLTPSDYKAYSKWWDRVYDGNEVKRSEFAKILLKDDTALLKQLNMEKVPLPFESLFNDELNEICRSRIDRMEDDPGAFEERLVTDIPEAPHIEDPLKRAAKMDLHGLALSGGGIRSATFSLGVLQKLAEDGKLPRFDYLSTVSGGGYIGTWLACWIKRSGSVSKVADRLNEKKSADPLGEEVRPIRWLRMFSNYLAPDASVMSADSWTMGITWLRNTLINQVLLLLLLCTALSVVTDLAFTWNYFTKIPNSYDWKVVAKWSVLIFVPAVWFVGAGMKTYDSAHDERNLFSFGRNRLLIIFLIIWTVLVTYVVSSWLYPQPFPIVFSNRLGLLWPAAVTGFVAMVSIAYIGLYRVCAQKPLEKKLVDAAIILSSAIAAGAAWLMLAGVWLLFDYLKKDWVFILGPPLVLECISTCVVIRMALMGKLFPDERREWWGRMGAITHRTMLMWILVTYSARELPDEFKLFCKQFNGFDIKTVLGVSWAGLVGSAVKMAYQSKENPGKPDTNTAAVKDIFVRVAPYIFMIGFIIIGANAFRGLAHLLPRFIHWIPAGNKYFRLTIALAAITYLFSWRVGVNEFSLHHFYRNRLVRAYLGATRKRTDRDKTANNFTGFDKNDDIKLSTFINTSGDGDYIGPYPIINSTLNATVVSELDRQDRKAESFIFSPLYSGFDFSPTRSAAYAKNKVYEYGYRPTAVYAYEKGPMIGTAMAISGAAVSPNMGYHSAPATAFLLTMFNVRLGWWMGNPRRSTYKYSDPTSGVAYLISDLIGNSDIDSRFVCLSDGGHFDNMGLYELVRRRCSSIMLVDAEEDPGNSFEGLANAIRRCRIDFGAEIVINTSQISTKNALGFNSAHAITDGTIFYPGDKTGHPSGKITYIKAGLVGTETTDVLEYHQKNNLFPQQPTSDQFFTEEQFESYRKLGYLSI, encoded by the coding sequence ATGGATATTGTAACCGACCTTACCGCCCAGGCTGTTGCCAACATCGGCATTATTCAAAACATCTGTAAAAAAGAGCTGAGCGTAGATGAACGGAAATCTGCGCAGGACCTTTACCTGTGGCAGCTTAATCAAAAGGTATTAGTTATTGAAAACGAGTGCCCTGAATCTGTTGCAAAAAGCATCCAGGACGTGCTTTGGTGCAGCATCGGGATTGAGCATACAGATACCTTTAAGCGTTGTTTCCTGGAACTTGCCGGCGATCTGCTGCAATGGCTGCAGGCTAATCATAAACACGATGCCGTGCGGGATAAGGCCAATGTAAAAGCGGGTTTAGCTAAAAACGGCACCTTATATTGTACGCCCTACCAGTGGCGCAATATAGTAAGGGAAATCCTTTTTGACGACCCATCGGCACGGCTGACACTGGCACAGGCAATGCATTATATGCCGGTTCAGATTATTTTATCGCTGGGCGGTAAAGACCTTAGCCAGGCTGAACAACGCCTTTTTCAAACCTGGGAAATAAAAGAAACAGATGGTTTACTTACCCCATCTGACTATAAGGCCTACAGCAAATGGTGGGACAGGGTTTACGACGGCAACGAGGTTAAGCGCAGTGAATTCGCAAAAATATTATTGAAAGATGATACCGCTTTATTGAAGCAGCTTAATATGGAGAAGGTGCCCCTGCCTTTTGAGAGCCTTTTTAACGACGAACTTAATGAGATTTGCCGGAGCCGGATTGACCGCATGGAAGATGATCCGGGCGCATTTGAAGAAAGGCTGGTAACCGATATACCGGAAGCACCCCATATAGAGGACCCATTAAAGCGGGCGGCAAAAATGGATCTTCACGGCCTGGCCTTATCGGGTGGCGGCATCCGGTCGGCAACGTTTAGCCTGGGCGTATTGCAAAAACTGGCCGAAGATGGTAAGCTGCCCCGCTTTGATTATCTTTCTACGGTATCAGGCGGCGGCTACATCGGCACCTGGCTTGCCTGCTGGATAAAGCGCAGCGGTTCCGTATCAAAAGTGGCAGACCGTTTGAATGAAAAAAAATCAGCCGATCCGCTGGGCGAGGAGGTGCGGCCCATCCGCTGGCTGCGCATGTTTAGCAATTACCTGGCGCCGGATGCAAGTGTTATGTCGGCCGATTCATGGACCATGGGGATTACCTGGCTGCGTAATACATTGATCAACCAGGTGCTCCTGCTACTGCTGTTATGCACCGCCCTTTCAGTGGTTACCGACCTGGCTTTTACCTGGAACTATTTCACCAAAATACCAAACTCGTACGACTGGAAAGTGGTTGCCAAATGGAGCGTGCTGATATTTGTGCCTGCGGTATGGTTTGTAGGTGCGGGCATGAAAACCTATGATTCCGCACATGACGAGCGTAACCTGTTCAGCTTCGGCCGCAACCGGTTGTTAATCATTTTTTTAATCATTTGGACCGTTTTAGTTACCTACGTGGTTAGTTCCTGGCTATATCCGCAACCTTTCCCAATCGTATTTTCAAACAGGCTGGGGCTGCTGTGGCCGGCGGCGGTAACGGGCTTTGTTGCTATGGTATCAATAGCTTATATAGGGTTATACCGCGTATGCGCACAAAAACCACTCGAAAAAAAGCTGGTTGATGCAGCAATCATCCTTTCATCGGCTATCGCCGCAGGGGCGGCCTGGCTGATGCTTGCAGGGGTTTGGCTGTTATTTGATTACCTTAAAAAGGACTGGGTATTTATTTTAGGGCCGCCATTGGTGCTCGAGTGCATCAGCACCTGCGTGGTTATCCGTATGGCATTGATGGGAAAATTGTTTCCGGATGAGCGCCGCGAGTGGTGGGGCCGGATGGGCGCCATTACACACCGCACCATGCTGATGTGGATTTTGGTTACCTATAGCGCCCGTGAGCTGCCTGATGAATTTAAGTTATTCTGCAAGCAATTTAACGGGTTTGATATCAAAACGGTTTTAGGCGTTAGCTGGGCCGGCCTTGTAGGGTCAGCAGTAAAAATGGCCTATCAATCAAAAGAAAACCCGGGCAAACCCGATACCAACACGGCGGCGGTAAAGGATATTTTTGTACGTGTGGCGCCTTATATTTTTATGATCGGCTTTATAATTATTGGTGCAAATGCGTTTCGTGGTCTTGCGCACCTGCTGCCCAGGTTCATCCACTGGATCCCTGCCGGCAACAAATATTTCAGGCTGACGATAGCGCTTGCGGCCATTACCTATTTATTTAGCTGGCGTGTTGGGGTAAACGAGTTTTCGCTGCACCATTTTTACCGTAACAGGCTGGTAAGGGCCTACCTGGGCGCAACACGAAAACGAACCGACCGCGACAAAACAGCCAATAACTTTACCGGGTTTGATAAAAATGACGATATAAAATTATCCACCTTCATCAATACAAGCGGCGACGGCGATTACATAGGGCCCTACCCTATTATTAATTCCACGCTTAACGCCACCGTCGTATCCGAACTTGACCGGCAAGACCGCAAAGCGGAGTCGTTTATATTCTCGCCATTGTATTCAGGGTTCGATTTCAGCCCTACCCGTTCTGCCGCTTATGCCAAAAATAAGGTTTACGAATATGGTTACAGGCCTACCGCTGTTTACGCTTACGAAAAAGGGCCTATGATAGGTACGGCCATGGCTATTTCGGGCGCGGCGGTAAGCCCCAATATGGGTTATCATTCAGCGCCCGCTACGGCTTTTTTGCTCACTATGTTTAACGTAAGGCTGGGCTGGTGGATGGGCAACCCCAGGAGGAGCACCTATAAATACTCCGACCCTACTTCGGGCGTAGCATACCTGATCAGCGACCTGATCGGTAATTCTGATATTGATTCCCGGTTTGTGTGCCTTTCGGATGGCGGCCATTTTGATAACATGGGCTTATATGAACTGGTAAGGCGGCGCTGCAGCAGTATTATGCTGGTAGACGCGGAAGAAGACCCCGGTAACAGCTTTGAAGGCCTTGCAAACGCCATCAGGAGGTGCCGGATTGACTTTGGGGCCGAGATTGTGATCAATACCAGCCAGATCAGTACTAAAAACGCACTCGGCTTTAACTCGGCGCATGCCATTACCGACGGAACGATATTTTACCCGGGGGATAAAACAGGCCATCCATCAGGCAAAATCACCTATATAAAAGCCGGCCTGGTTGGTACTGAAACTACAGACGTATTGGAATATCACCAAAAAAATAATTTATTCCCCCAGCAACCTACCAGCGACCAGTTTTTTACAGAAGAACAATTTGAGAGCTACCGCAAACTAGGTTACCTGAGTATTTAG
- a CDS encoding TPM domain-containing protein yields MAVFNDEEQQRIRTAVEDAERHTSGQLRVCIEKTCSEQVLDRAAKYFHQLDMHKTKLRNGVLIYVATVDRKFAIIGDAGINKVVPDNFWDDTKDDMLKHFKVGDIVEGIVTGLAIAGEHLQKYFPHHTGDNNELSDDIAFMDGE; encoded by the coding sequence ATGGCCGTATTTAACGACGAGGAACAACAGCGGATCCGCACCGCCGTTGAGGATGCTGAAAGGCATACCTCCGGGCAGTTGCGCGTTTGTATCGAAAAAACCTGCAGCGAGCAAGTGCTCGACCGTGCTGCCAAATATTTTCACCAGCTGGATATGCATAAAACCAAACTGCGTAACGGCGTGCTTATTTATGTGGCCACTGTCGACCGTAAGTTTGCCATCATTGGCGATGCAGGCATTAATAAAGTGGTGCCTGATAATTTTTGGGATGACACCAAGGACGACATGCTGAAGCATTTTAAAGTAGGCGATATTGTTGAAGGTATTGTTACCGGCCTTGCGATAGCGGGCGAGCACCTCCAAAAATATTTCCCTCACCATACGGGCGACAATAACGAATTATCAGACGACATTGCCTTTATGGATGGCGAATAA